The window GGCTGACCCTGTCTGCACCAGCACCAGTAGCCTGTTTATTCTCCCTGGTTACCTGGAATGGATGCACTCTAAGTTTGAAATGGAAATTCTGCTGACCCAGTTGTTTAATTAATAGCCTGTTAGCTGTGATACGGCCGGCTTCCAGTGCACCATCTCTGATCTGACACGCTTCACCAGCCACCAGTGTGACCTCTACCGGGAATTCTGTTTTGGAATTGCCCATATCGTAATGTACGACCTTGCTTCCCGGTACACCGCCCATATATTTTCTTCGGGTATATGATCTTCTGCTATTGTAATTGCGGAACGTCTTTGCCGGTCTTTTACTTGCCATAAATGAATATCCTCCGATTAGAATTATGAAATTTGAAAATTATTAATGACTTAATAATGGTCTTGGTCATCCCATAACTACCTAACGGCTTATAAGCTTTTGGAACCCTGAAGTTTTTCAAATATCTCACGTGACATTTTATGGCTGATACCAGGAACCTGCTCAAGATCTTCCACACTTGCTGCCTGTATCTTATCCAGCGATCCAAAATGTTTGATCAGCAGTTCTTTGCGTTTTTTTCCCACACCAGGAATATCATCCAATATGGAAGCTCTTAATCGTGATGACCTGCGCCTCCTGTGGTGAGATACTGCAAACCTGTGTGATTCATCTCTTAGATGCTTTAACAGTCTAAGAGCTGGTGAAGTATGTGGTAGAATAAAAGGAGTATCAGCACCGGGTATGTATATATGTTCAAATTTCTTTGCCAGTCCGATTACAGGGATATTGGTATTAAATGTAGATAAAGCAGACATGGCTGCTTCTACCTGGGTGCTCCCCCCATCCACAACCATAAGGTCAGGTGGCGTATCATCACCCCGGGCAATATGAGCTACGCGGCGGGATATTACTTCCTTCATCATAGCAGGATCATCTATTCCACTTACTGTTTTAACATTAAAAAGGCGGTATTGCCGCCTGTCAGGTTTGCCGCTTTTAAAGACAACCATGCTGCCCACCGCATCAGTACCGCCTATGTTAGAGATATCAAAACCTTCTATAAGTTCAGGTAAATTTTTCAAGCTCAAAACATCCTGAAGTTCTACAAGTGCGGAAAAACCTGATTTTTCCTTTTTTTCATC of the Methanosarcinales archaeon genome contains:
- a CDS encoding 50S ribosomal protein L16 codes for the protein MASKRPAKTFRNYNSRRSYTRRKYMGGVPGSKVVHYDMGNSKTEFPVEVTLVAGEACQIRDGALEAGRITANRLLIKQLGQQNFHFKLRVHPFQVTRENKQATGAGADRVSQGMRQAFGKATGVCARVKKDQKIFTISVNKEGFLIAKDALRKCGHKISTPGKIVVDKGQEMVQ